The DNA region CTGAAGAGCAGCAGGAAGACAGTAGGGAATCTTCATTGGGGGAAGAGCGAACCAATACAGAGGATGAAAGGGAGCTTAAGCGAAAAGAACGGGTAGAAGCGTGGCTCCAAAAGCTCACATTAGAAGAAAAAGTGGGACAAATGTTCATGCCCCAACTCGAGATGGTGGACGGGCAAGATACGACGAGTATGAATGAAGCTCTACAACAGAAAATCCAACAGTATCATCTTGGTGGAGTCATTCTTTTTGAGAAGAACATCCAAGGTGTTGAGGAAGTTGTGCAGCTAAACTATCAAATTCAAGAGCAGGCTGTAAGCATTCCTTTATTTATATCAATTGACCAAGAGGGCGGTAATGTTAGACGTATTCCTGGAGGTACGAACATGCCGGGCAATATGGCGTTAGGAGCGACACAAGACAGAAATCTAGCGTATGAAACAGGGCGTATTTTAGGAACGGAGCTTCACGCTTTAGGAGTAAATATGAACTTTGCCCCTAGTCTTGATGTGAACAATAATCCAAGTAATCCTGTGATCGGTCTGCGCTCATTTGGAGCAGACCCTGACTTAGTGTCTAAGCTAGGTGTTTCGTACATTCAAGGCTTACAGGATGCTCAAATCATTTCAACAGCGAAGCATTTTCCAGGGCATGGGGATACAGATGTGGATTCCCACCTAGGACTACCTGTTGTAAATTTTGATCGTGAGCGGCTTGAGGAGATTGAACTATACCCGTTCCGACAGGCCATTGAACAGGGTGTAGACGTTGTCATGACAGCACATATGACATTTCCTAGAATAGATAATACACACTACATATCCAAAAAGGATGGTAGCCAGATTACGATTCCTGCCACTCTCTCCTATAAAATATTAACAGAGCTCCTGCGTGAAGAGCTCGGCTTTAAGGGAGTGATTGTGACCGACTCCTTTTTGATGAAAGCGATCAGCGAGCATTTTGGAGAACAGGAGGCTGTACTAAAAGCGATTCAGGCAGGTGTGGATATCATTTTAATGCCTGGAGATTTAGAAGCCTCCTTCCATCATGTTGTACAAGCCGTTAAAGCAGGGGAAGTGACCGAAGAAAGAATTGATCAATCTGTTCGTCGCATTTTGGAGCTAAAGGCTAAATATAATCTTCTTCCTGATGTGGCAGAAGCACCAAGCCAACTGCAAGGAGATATACAGGAGAAACTAGAGCATGCTCTGCAGATTATCGGGAACGAAGAGCATCGATTGGTTGAGCAGCAAGTCAGCCAGCAAGCTGTTACACTACTAAAAGACGCTGAGCAGGCACTTCCTTTTTCACCTGCTCCAGACGATCAACTACTAATTATAGCTCCCTCTGAGCTAACGGCTCAGCGTTTGCTTAATGAATTGGACAATCTACAGAGTGGAGTGGTGCAGGGCTTGCCTCCTACCACTGATACGGCTGAAGAAGGGCAGAGCTTTAGCTGGCAGGGAGCGGCAGAAACGCTCATTTATGCCGGTGATGAGCTTCCAGAATCATGGGTAGAGCAGCTCAATCAAGCACAATACGTCCTTTTGGCAACGCACAACTTAACACAAATGGATGAGGATCATCCACTTGTGTCTAGGTTCAAAGAGATTCTTAACACGTTAAATGAACAGGATAAAACGTATATGTGGATGGCTTTAGGAACGCCATATGATATTTTGATGGCACAACAGGCCAAAGCGTATATGGCTATATATGGAGCACAGTCTCCTAACATCCAAGCTGGGCTTAATGCGTTGTTTGGACAAGCGGAAATTTCCGGACAGCTACCCGTTGCGATTCCACATTCGTTGGATTCGTCAGCTATTGAGGAATCTGAAGAGGATGAAAAGGGTGAAAATGAGCCGCCTCTATATCCATCGGGCTCAGGTATCGCTGTAGAATAACAGCAACAGAAATGTCGGTTTTTGATGAACGAAACAGCTGCTTAAATCGTTTAAATCCCCTTTGATCTGACCATGCTAGGGATAAGAAAAAGCACGGTTGATGAGAGGGGAAAATAATGATGAAAGTAGATAGAGTAATTGACAGGGGACGAAACGTAGAGAAAAAGAAGAGCAGACTAGCCTTGTTCTTAGCCAT from Bacillus horti includes:
- a CDS encoding glycoside hydrolase family 3 protein; translated protein: MMPAKNKIFVLFLLLCISAVIFLAFVDFTPEPSSLTAEEQQEDSRESSLGEERTNTEDERELKRKERVEAWLQKLTLEEKVGQMFMPQLEMVDGQDTTSMNEALQQKIQQYHLGGVILFEKNIQGVEEVVQLNYQIQEQAVSIPLFISIDQEGGNVRRIPGGTNMPGNMALGATQDRNLAYETGRILGTELHALGVNMNFAPSLDVNNNPSNPVIGLRSFGADPDLVSKLGVSYIQGLQDAQIISTAKHFPGHGDTDVDSHLGLPVVNFDRERLEEIELYPFRQAIEQGVDVVMTAHMTFPRIDNTHYISKKDGSQITIPATLSYKILTELLREELGFKGVIVTDSFLMKAISEHFGEQEAVLKAIQAGVDIILMPGDLEASFHHVVQAVKAGEVTEERIDQSVRRILELKAKYNLLPDVAEAPSQLQGDIQEKLEHALQIIGNEEHRLVEQQVSQQAVTLLKDAEQALPFSPAPDDQLLIIAPSELTAQRLLNELDNLQSGVVQGLPPTTDTAEEGQSFSWQGAAETLIYAGDELPESWVEQLNQAQYVLLATHNLTQMDEDHPLVSRFKEILNTLNEQDKTYMWMALGTPYDILMAQQAKAYMAIYGAQSPNIQAGLNALFGQAEISGQLPVAIPHSLDSSAIEESEEDEKGENEPPLYPSGSGIAVE